The following DNA comes from Mycobacteroides immunogenum.
GTGCATTGGCGCTGGAGTCGGGTGTCGCGTCGGTCACTCTCACCGGTCTGGCCAACCGTGCCGGTGTTCATCACTCCGCGGTACGCCGTTACTTCAGCTCACATAAAGAGGTGCTGCTGCGGCTGTCGACGGAGGGCATGGCGGCGTTGGCCGAGTCGGTGTGTACGGCCCTGGGGGGCTCGCGGGAGCGGTCGCCTGTCGAGGTCGGCACGATACTGGCGGGCGCCCTGGTGGACGCGCCGCTGTTCTGCGATCTGTTGGGCAGTCATTACGTGCACTTTGAACACGAGGTGGTCATCGACCAGGTTCGTGAGGCGCAGCGGGTAAATCAGGCGGCCGCGATGACCATCGTTGAGGCGATAGAGCAATCGGCGCCACAGATCGATCGCGAGGGCGCACTGGACATCGTGATGTCGTCCTTCGCGCTTGCCGCGATGTTGTGGCAGTTCGCTCATCCCCCCAAGGGGCTTGAGCACGACGTCCGTGACGAGCCGGGCATTCCGGACGATTGGGACACCGATTTCGGCAGTACGCTCACGCGGCTGCTGACCGCGACATGTATCGGAGCGGCGAAAAGGGCCTAGGGCGAAAGGTTCTGGGCATCCAGGCGCTTCTGGAACCAGAAGTGTGCGTACTTTTCCTGGTTGAACGCGGCCACCTCGGCATAACCCGCCGACCGGTACATGGCGATCGCCTCGGTGAGCGCCTGGTTGGTGTCCAGGCGAATCGCGTGGGCGCCGCGCGCCGTCGCCTGCCGCTCGAGTTCGTCGAGGAGGCGTTTCCCGAGCCCCATGCCGCGGACAGTGGGGGAGATCCATACCCGTTTGATCTCGGCGGTGTCGGTGGCTGGTGGCAGTTTGAGCCCGCCGCAGCCGACGGGCTCCTCGTGCAAGGTGGCGACCAGAAACAGCCCGGCGGGTGCGCACAGTTCGGCATCGCCGGCCGGGAGGGTAAGTGCCGGATCGAATCCGTCTTCGAATCTGGCGGAGATCTCCTCGAAGTAGGCGCGGATGCAGTATCGGGCCTCGGGGGAGCGGGTATCCATGATGGCAATCTGCACTTGCGAGGCGACGAAGAGCCTTTCGACCTCGGCCATGGCATCGGCCAGCCGTTGTCGCTGTTTCGGGCTGAGGGGTTCAAGAATCGAATACGCCAGATCATCGGAGCGACGATCGAGTTCGGCCAGTTCGGCACGGCCGGTATCGGTGAGGCGGGCGGTGCGCACCCGGGTGTCGCCGTCGGCCACGGTCACCTCGACAAGCCCGGCACCTTCCAATGCACGCAGCAGCCGGCTGAGATATCCCGAGTCCAGGCCCAGGCGAGCCCGTAGCTCACGGATATCGCAGCCGTTGTCCCCGATTTCCCACAGCACGCGCGACTGTCCGAGCGGGCGGTCACGGGCGAGGTACTCGCTCTCCAGGACTCCTATCCGTTGCGTGACAGTCCGGTTGAAGCTGCGCAGTCCGTCGACCAGAGTATCGGTCATTTATCTGACTTTAGTCAGAGGAATGCTCGAGTGGAAGCCGATTTCGAGGATGCCGTCAAGGCCGCCGCTGCCACCGGCGGTGGGGGTGTGGTGGGCTCGTCTCCGCGAAGGGTCGTCACCGCGATCAGCGGACGGCCCCAGAGGGCGAGAAGCTGAACGGAGGCGGTGACCACATCGAGGCCGTCGAGACTGTTCACCTTCGCGGCTAACAGGCTTCCGAGGCATTGACGAGGCATTGACGAGGCATTGAGGAGGCATTGAG
Coding sequences within:
- a CDS encoding TetR family transcriptional regulator, whose translation is MTSLSFRRARSEENKRQRAATIMEAARALALESGVASVTLTGLANRAGVHHSAVRRYFSSHKEVLLRLSTEGMAALAESVCTALGGSRERSPVEVGTILAGALVDAPLFCDLLGSHYVHFEHEVVIDQVREAQRVNQAAAMTIVEAIEQSAPQIDREGALDIVMSSFALAAMLWQFAHPPKGLEHDVRDEPGIPDDWDTDFGSTLTRLLTATCIGAAKRA
- a CDS encoding bifunctional helix-turn-helix transcriptional regulator/GNAT family N-acetyltransferase, giving the protein MTDTLVDGLRSFNRTVTQRIGVLESEYLARDRPLGQSRVLWEIGDNGCDIRELRARLGLDSGYLSRLLRALEGAGLVEVTVADGDTRVRTARLTDTGRAELAELDRRSDDLAYSILEPLSPKQRQRLADAMAEVERLFVASQVQIAIMDTRSPEARYCIRAYFEEISARFEDGFDPALTLPAGDAELCAPAGLFLVATLHEEPVGCGGLKLPPATDTAEIKRVWISPTVRGMGLGKRLLDELERQATARGAHAIRLDTNQALTEAIAMYRSAGYAEVAAFNQEKYAHFWFQKRLDAQNLSP